In a single window of the Mesoplodon densirostris isolate mMesDen1 chromosome 16, mMesDen1 primary haplotype, whole genome shotgun sequence genome:
- the HRH3 gene encoding histamine H3 receptor, producing the protein MERSPPDGPLNASGALAGEAAAAAAAGGARGFSAAWTAVLAALMALLIVATVLGNALVMLAFVADSSLRTQNNFFLLNLAISDFLVGAFCIPLYVPYVLTGRWPFGRGLCKLWLVVDYLLCTSSVFNIVLISYDRFLSVTRAVSYRAQQGDTRRAVRKMVLVWVLAFLLYGPAILSWEYLSGGSSIPEGHCYAEFFYNWYFLITASTLEFFTPFLSVTFFNLSIYLNIQRRTRVRLDGAREAAASELPPEEARPSPPPAAPSCWDCWQKGCGEAVPLPRRGVGGGKAAPGTGAEAGAAALGGGSGGGAAASPTSSSGSSSRGAEQPRSFKRGSKPSTSSASLEKRMKMVSQSIAQRFRLSRDKKVAKSLAVIVSIFGLCWAPYTLLMIIRAACHGPCVPDYWYETSFWLLWANSAINPVLYPLCHYSFRRAFTKLLCPQKLKMQPPSSLEHCWK; encoded by the exons ATGGAGCGCTCCCCGCCCGACGGACCGCTGAACGCGTCGGGGGCGCTGGCAggcgaggcggcggcggcggcggcggcgggcggagcGCGCGGCTTCTCCGCCGCCTGGACCGCGGTGCTGGCGGCGCTCATGGCGCTGCTCATCGTGGCCACGGTGCTGGGCAACGCGCTGGTCATGCTCGCCTTCGTGGCCGATTCGAGCCTCCGCACGCAGAACAACTTCTTTCTGCTCAACCTCGCCATCTCCGACTTCCTCGTGG GGGCATTCTGCATCCCACTGTACGTGCCCTATGTGCTGACTGGCCGCTGGCCCTTTGGCCGGGGCCTCTGCAAGCTGTGGCTGGTGGTGGACTACCTGCTGTGCACCTCCTCTGTCTTCAATATCGTGCTCATCAGCTATGACCGCTTCCTGTCAGTCACCCGAGCC GTCTCCTACCGGGCCCAGCAGGGCGACACGCGGCGGGCCGTGAGGAAGATGGTGCTGGTGTGGGTGCTGGCCTTCCTGCTCTACGGACCCGCCATCCTCAGCTGGGAGTACCTGTCGGGGGGCAGCTCCATCCCCGAGGGCCACTGCTACGCTGAGTTCTTCTACAACTGGTACTTCCTCATCACGGCCTCCACCCTCGAGTTCTTCACGCCCTTCCTCAGCGTCACCTTCTTCAACCTCAGCATCTACCTGAACATCCAGAGACGCACCCGTGTCCGGCTGGACGGGGCACGCGAGGCGGCTGCCTCGGAGCTTCCCCCCGAGGAGGCCCGGCCCTCCCCGCCGCCGGCCGCGCCCAGCTGCTGGGATTGCTGGCAGAAGGGGTGTGGGGAGGCCGTGCCGCTGCCCAggcgcggggtggggggcggcaagGCAGCCCCAGGCACTGGGGCCGAGGCTGGGGCCGCGGCCCTCGGGGGCGGCAGCGGTGGAGGTGCCGCGGCCTCGCCCACCTCCAGCTCTGGCAGCTCCTCGAGGGGCGCCGAGCAGCCGCGCTCATTCAAGCGGGGCTCCAAGCCGTCCACATCCTCGGCGTCCCTGGAGAAGCGCATGAAGATGGTGTCCCAGAGCATCGCCCAGCGCTTCCGGCTCTCGCGGGACAAGAAGGTGGCCAAGTCGCTGGCCGTCATCGTGAGCATCTTTGGGCTCTGCTGGGCCCCATACACACTCCTCATGATCATCCGGGCCGCCTGCCATGGCCCCTGCGTCCCCGACTACTGGTACGAGACGTCCTTTTGGCTGCTGTGGGCCAACTCGGCCATCAACCCTGTCCTCTACCCGCTGTGCCACTACAGCTTCCGCCGGGCCTTTACCAAGCTGCTCTGCCCGCAGAAGCTCAAGATGCAGCCGCCCAGCTCCCTGGAGCACTGCTGGAAGTGA